Genomic window (Paucidesulfovibrio gracilis DSM 16080):
CGGGGACACGACCCTGAATCTGTATGACCTGGTGGGTGAACAGTCCAACGGAAGCTTGATCTACTTCGCGTTTTCCAGCAGCGATCCCATCAGTTCCGTTGGCTTTGCCCGGGCCGGAGGCGATGGCTACGCCATCGACAACATCAGCACGGCAACGCCCATTCCCGGGGCTGTGTGGCTGCTGGGCGGCGGCCTGGTGGGACTGCTCGGACTGCGTCGACGCGGCGTGGTGTAAAGAGGCTCTGTGTTGATGCTGACGGCGGTCATCGGGAAGTCAACACGTTATATCCCCCAGGGCCGTGGAAAAACGGCAACAACGGCGGCGTTCCAATGCGGAGCGCCGCTTTTGCGTTGGGTATACGAGGGGAGCGGGCGGTCGGGTTGATCAGGACGGCAGAAACTGGACCCAGAGCTTGCGCGTCCTTGGTCCGTCAAATTCGCAAAAGAATACTTTCTGCCAGGTGCCGAGCTGGATTTCCCCGTTGTTCACGATGAGCAGTTGGTCCGGGCCGAAGGTGCTGGCCTTGATGTGCGCGTCGGAGTTGCCTTCGGCGTGGCGATAATCCCCGCTACGGGGCACCAGCCGCCGAAGATTCACTACAATATCGCGCACCACGTCCGGGTCCGCGCCTTCGTTGATGGTCACGGCGCCGGTGGTGTGGGGGCAGTGCACCAGCAGCGCCCCGTTTCGCCAGCCTTGTTCACGCACGAGCCGTTGCAGCTCGCCGCTCACGGGGAGGAGTTCCTCACGTTCCCGGGTCGTAATTTGCAGTGTTTCCATTCCGGCTCCTTGGTGTTTGGTGGCGTGAAGAGGCACAATCGCCGGAGGCGCAGGAGGCCTTGCGATACATGTGGCTGAATCCCGCGTCATAGAGTTTGGAGCGGGCGGTTTCCGCGTTTTCACCAGGCAGGATCAGAAAGACGGTCTGGCGGTCGAATCCATTCTCCCGGGCCGTGGCCGCCAATTGGTCCAGGCGGCAGCGCAGGGATTTTTCTCCGGGCCAGCCCACGCGGTGGCTCATGGCGCAGGGTGTGGATGGATCCAGGCCGCCCTGCAGCAGCTCTGCCTGCAATCCTTCGGGATCCCCGGCGGAAAGGTATACGGCCATGGCCGCGTGGTGGGCCGCCAGCAAGGGAAGTTGTTCCGCATCCGGCACCGGTGTGCGCCCGGCCCGGCGTGTGATGATCAAAGTCTGGGTCTGTTCCGGCACGGTAAAGGAATTGCCCATGACAGCGGCTGCGGCAAAAGCAGCGGTCACTCCGGGAACCACTTCGTACGCGATGCCGTCGCGGTCCAGCAGTTCCATTTGTTCCCGCGTGGCTCCATACAGGGAAGGATCCCCCGTGTGCAGGCGAACGGCCAGTCCGCCACGGGAAACGCATTGGTAGAGCAGGTCATGGGTGGAACCCAGATCCAGGGCCGAGGAGTCCACGACACGGGCATCGGGTCTTGCCTGCTCGACCAGGGATCGCGGCACCAGGGAACCGGCGTAGAGCACCAGATCGGCCCGGCGGATCAAGTCGCGGCCTTTTACGGTAATCAGATCCGGATCTCCGGGTCCGGCTCCCACGAAATACACTTTGTTCATGGCATGGCTCTCAAGGGTTGCGGATAATCAAGGGACATCATTTCCGGCTCAGGCCTTGTCCGCCCAGAGGATGAACACGGGGTTTTGCGCCTTGAAGCGCAGATCCCCGGCCAGTGGGTCGGCGGTGGAGGCCTGAAGTTGGGTGATGCCGTAGGGCCAGGCTTTGCGTTCCAAAAAATGTTTGGCCCGCAGCAGAGATTCCAGCAGGATGCAGTGGATAACCATGCGTCCATGTGGCTTGAGGCGGGCGCAGACAGCGTCGAGCAGGGATTCGCCATCCCCGGAGGCAGGGCCAAGCCCTCCGCCGAGAAACACGCGGTCCGGATCGGGCAGGGAATCAAGGCAGGCCGGGGCCGAGCCTCGGACCACTTCCACGGGCCAGGCACCGAATCGGCGGATGTTTTCCCGAATCATGCCGACCCGTCGCCGGTTGCGTTCCACGGCGAAAATCTGCCCGTTGCGCGCCAGGTGGCAGGCTTCGATAGCCACGGATCCGCATCCCGCGCCCAAATCCCAGACCGTGTGCTCCGGTGCCACGCCGAGCAGCCCTAGCCCGGCGCAACGCACGGCCTGTTTGGTGATCAGGCTGTTTTCATGCATGTAAAGAGAATCGGATGCCCCCAGGCGCAATTTCAGTTCCGGGGGATGGTCCCGTTGCAACAGCACGAGGTTCAGGGAGGAAAATTCCTCGTCCCAGGCCTGCTCCGGGGAAAAGGTGCGAACGCGCTCCTGGGGGGTGTTCAGGTCTTCCAGCACGGTCATGGTGTAGCCGTCGGCCCCCCGCCGGAGCAGGGCTTCGGCCACGGAAGCGGGACCGTGCGCATGGTCCGTGAATACGGCCACGTACCGGGCGCGGCACAGGGCCGAATACAGCGGCGACACGTCCTCCCTGCCGTGCAGGGACACGGTTTCGATTTCGTTGCATGGCAGATGCAGGCGGGACGCGGCCAATTGTACCGTGGTCACGTTGGGGTGCAGGCAAACGCGTTGCGGACCAAAGTGGTCCACCAGCAGGCGGCCGAATCCGAAAAACATGGGATCGCCGTCCGCGAGCACGGCCACGCGCTTGTGCGCGGCCCGTTCGATGCGCCGCAGCACGTCGCTTAGGGGAGCGGTGATCGGGATTTGCTTTTCCGGTTGGATCGGCCGTTCCGGGGTGGAAGCAAGAGCGCAGGCCGCGAGCAGGCGTTTTCCGCCCACCAGCACCTGGGCTTGTGCCAGGATGTTCCACTCGCGTTCCCCCAATTCCAGGGAACCCACGTGCATTCCGATGACGTGTATTTTGTTAGGCCGCAACATAAGAGGCTTGTAGCGCGAACGTGTCATGGTGGGAAGGGGTAGGGGAGACTTTTTCAGTCACCTGCGGGTTGGAGTTGAAAATCAGGCCGGAGCAGTCTGCTGCCGTCGAAATCAAAGACCGCGTACCCGACCCGAACGCCCGGAGCAAAGGATGCAGCGTGGCGGATGGCCCGGGCGGCCAGATCGTGGAGAAGCCGGTTCAGGGTCTGTGCGTTGGTCCGGGTTTGGAGCAGGCCCAGCACCTGCCGGGCAGTGTTGGCCTCGGCGCACTGGCGCACCAGGTCGTGCGGAGCGCCCGCCTGCCCGCACCAATGGGCCAGGGCGGAAAAGTCGATGTCCGCGCCGTGGGCGTGGGTGTTTTCAAAACCCTGGGCTTGTTTGACGAGCTTGCCAAAGAACAGCGACCAGTGAACGCGGGTCAATCCTTGTTCTTCGGCCGCACGCATGGCGTGAGCGAAAAAGTCTGCGGCCTGGATCATGCACCGTGCGGGCAGGTCGGGAAAGCACTCTGCGTAAAGGCGTTCGCTTTTGCGCCCGGTGGTGAAGACCACCCTGTCGCCGCCTTGCGCCGCCACAACGCGCAGCGCCTGGGTGACGGATGCGGCCCAGGCCGCATGGCTGAAGGGCCGGACAATGCCGTGGGTTCCCAGGATGGAGATGCCGTCCACAATGCCCAGGCGCGGATTCATGGTTTTGCGGGCCAGTTCGCGGCCTTGCGGCACTTCGATGCAGACTCGGGCCGTGCCGGACTGTCCGTGTACCGCTTCCCGCACCGCTGCACGAATCTGCCGTTGCGGACCGGGGTTGATGGCCGGTTCCCCCACATCCACGGCCAGGCCGGGCAGGGTTACCCGCCCCACACCCATGCCCCCCGCAAGGTCCACGTGCAGCGGGCCTGAACCGGGCTGCCAGGAAACCAGCGCATGGATTTCCGCGCCATGGGTCACGTCCGGGTCGTCGCCCGCATCCTTGCGCACCACGGCGCGGGCCGAGCTGTTTTCGATCCCGCAACGTTCCACGGCAATGCGCAGGCGTTTGGTCGGTTCCTCGCGGTCCGCAGGAAGCGGCACCTCCACATGATTCGGGGCATGCCCGTGCAGGAGCAGCAACAATGCGGCCTTGGCCGCGGCAGCAGCCGCGGTTCCCGTGGTGAACCCCTGACGTAGTTCGCTCATGCGGAGTCGCGCAGGGGGTCCGGGCCGGACAGCACTGGCACGTCGGCGGCCAGGGCCATGTTGCGGAGCATGTTTTTAAAGATCAGGGCGTGGAAGGGATACATGGCCCACCAATAGGCCTGGCCAGCCAAGCCGCGGGGCAGAAACCGCGCGCGCATTTCCAGATCCGTGACGGCCTGATCCCCGTTTCCGCGGGGTATGGGGCGCAGCTGAATGTCCAGAAGCGCCTCCCCGGGCAGTTTCATCTCCGCCAAAAGCAGCAGCCGCTCCGGGGCATGCACCTGAAGCACCCGCCAGAAATCCAATGCGTCGCCGGGCCGGATTTTCACGGGGTGCCGCCGTCCGCGCCGCAATCCCGGGCCGCCGATGAGTTTGTCCGCAAAGCCGCGCAAGGCCCAGAGGCGGTTGCCGAAATACCAGCCGTTTTCCCCGCCCAGCCGGGCCACCACAGGCCAGACCTGTTCCGGGGAACCGTCCAGGCGCACGGTGTAGTTGGAGGAAAGCACGGTTCCGCCGGCGAACTCTGCGTCATGGCACGCGGTCCATTCCGGGGCGCAGGCCTCGCCCGCGTCGTGGCAGCAGGTTTCCACCGCGTGCATGGCCACCTTGTTCAGTGCGCTGCGCAAGGCCTGCCGACAGGTGGTCCGGGCCATGGGTACGAGTTGTAAAATCCGTTCATCCTTGCAGATCACTTCGTTGCGCAGTCCTTCGATGAGTGGGCGGACCAAGGCTCGCGGCACCGGGGTCACGAGATTGACCCAATGGGTGGAGAGCCGGGGCGTAAGCACGGGAACCGGGAGAATGATCCGGCGGCGCAGGCCCGCTTCTTCGGCATAGATATGAAACAGCTCCCGATAGGTGAGCTGGTCCGGTCCACCAATGTCCAGGGTCAGGCCTGCGGTTTCGGGTTGGTCCAGGCAGCCTTCCAGGTAGCCGAGCACATCGGATATGGCGATGGGCTGACAGGGCGTGTCCACCCAGCGGGGCGTGATCATGATGGGCAGGCGATCCACCAGGTAGCGGATGATTTCAAAGGAAATGCTCCCCGATCCCAGGATCACGGCGGCGCGCAGGCAGGTGGTCTGCGGAGCGCCGCTTTGCAGGATGCGGCCCACCTCGGCCCGGGAGCGCAGGTGGTGGCTCAGGTCCGGGGAATCGTCCCCCAGCCCGCCGAGGTAGATGATGCGCGGCACGTCCGCGTCCGTGGCCGCGGCAAGAAAGTTGTTGGCCGCGGCCCGGTCCCGTTCCGCAAAGTCCCCTCCGGCGGAGGACATGGAATGGATCAGGTAATAGGCAGCGTCACAGCCTTGCAGGGCCGCATCCAGGGATTCGGGATCAAACACGTCGGCCCGTACCGGAACGCAACGTTCGTGCGAACTCCAGGATCGGGCGTACAGCTTGTCCAGGGAGCGGGCCGCAGCCCGTACCGTATGGCCGCTTTCCAGCAGCCGGGGAACCAGCCGTCCACCCACGTAGCCTGTGGCGCCAGTAACGAGAACCGTGGCCATGCCGCCTCCTTGGGTTGCGGTTGGGCGCGGGCCGTTTTCGGGACGTTATTCGTCCTTATTCGTCTTTGAGGGCGCGTCCCATGAGTCGGGTCACGGCCTCGCGCGGTTCCGCATCCTCATAAAGAATGCGGTGGACCTGTTCGGTGATGGGCAGTTCCACGCCCAGTTTTTGCGACAGTGCGTACAGGGATTTGGCGGTCTTCACGCCTTCGGCAACGGCCTTCATCTCCCCGATGATATCGTCCAGCTTGCGGCCCTGGCCCAGCTTAAGCCCCACCTGCCGGTTGCGGGAAAGGTCGCCCGTGCAGGTCAGCACCAGGTCGCCCATGCCGGAAAGCCCCATGAAGGTACGCTCTTGCGCGCCCATGGCCTCGCCCAGGCGGCTCATTTCCGCCAGCCCCCGGGTGATCAGCGCGGCGCGGGCGTCATGGCCGAATCCCAGCCCGTCGGACATGCCCGCGGCCAGGGCGATGACGTTTTTCACGGCTCCGCCCAATTCCACACCCCGGTAATCCGGCGTGGAGTAGACGCGGAAAAAGGGCGTGGAAAACAGCTCGCGCAGTTGCCGGGCCAGGTCCATGTCCGCGCAGCCCAGGGCCACGGACGTGGGCATATCCCGGCTGACCTCGGCCGCAAAGGAGGGACCGGAAAGGGAGGCGTAGCGGGGGGCTTTGTCCTCCAGGCTTTCGGCCACCACTTGGGACATGGGCGCCAGGGAGTCCAGTTCAATGCCCTTGCTGGCGCAGACCATGACCGGCCGTTTCGGGAAAAGATCGCGGAAATTTTCCAGGGTGGGGCGGATGAATTGGCTGGGAACCACCAGCAGATAGGCGTCCGCACCTTCCAGGGCCGTGGCCGGGTCGCTTTCAATGCCGAGCCGGTCCGAGAGCGGGATATCCGGCAGGAACACGTCGTTGACGCGCTGGTCGCGCATGCGGTCGGCCAGGTCGGGTTCGCGGACCCAAAGCGTTGTGGGCACGTTGTTGCGGGCGAGCATATCGGCCAGGGTGGTGCCCCAGGCTCCTGCGCCCAGGACGCTGACACGTTGCGAGGATTGTTGCTTGTTCATCCCGGGATGATACCCGGGCGCGGCATGGCGCGCAAGGGCTTGGCCCTGTTTTGGTCTCGCGGGGCGGGATTTCGCTGTTGCAGGGGAGGAGTTCGGTTGCATCGCGGACGGCAAGCAGGTATGGACACCTGCATGTCCAAACCGCAGTTTACCGAAACCGAACAACGGATTCTGGCCCTGGCCGGCGATGACCTTGATCGCGGCCCCGCTCCCTTCCGGGCTATTGCCGAGGCCGTCGGCGTGGACGAGGAAGAGGTGCTCGAGCTTGTCCGGCGGCTCAAGGATCAGGGCATTTTGCGTCGCTTCGGGGCCACGCTCCGGCACCAGAAGGCGGGCTACGGCCACAACGCCATGGTGGCCTGGATCGCCGGGGACCGCGATCCCGACGAATTGGGGCGGCTCTTCGCCTCCCGGCCCGAGATCAGCCATGTGTACCGCCGCCGCACCTATCCGGAATGGCCCTACGATTTTTACACCATGATGCATGGTGAACATCCCGGAGACTGCGCGAAACTGGCCGAGGAGCTGTCCCGCATCACGGGCATCACCGAATACACCATGGTCAACAGCATCAAGGAACTGAAGAAAAGTTCCATGCGCTATTTCAAATGGGAGAGACAGAGCAATGCCTGATTCCAAAAATTTATTTGAACGCGCCTGCCGTGTATTGCCCGGCGGCGTGAACAGCCCGGTGCGCGCCTGCCGCAGCGTGGGATGCGACCCCCTGTTCGTGACCAAGACCGCCGGATCCAAGATGTGGACCGCGGATGGCCAGGAACTGGTGGACTACATCATGAGCTGGGGACCGATGTTGCTGGGCCACGCCCATCCCGCCGTGGAAGAGGCCGCTGTGCGCGCTGTGCGGGCCGGTGCCAGCTTCGGTACGCCCTGCGAGGATGAAGTGCTGCTCGCCGAGC
Coding sequences:
- the ahbB gene encoding siroheme decarboxylase subunit beta, encoding MSKPQFTETEQRILALAGDDLDRGPAPFRAIAEAVGVDEEEVLELVRRLKDQGILRRFGATLRHQKAGYGHNAMVAWIAGDRDPDELGRLFASRPEISHVYRRRTYPEWPYDFYTMMHGEHPGDCAKLAEELSRITGITEYTMVNSIKELKKSSMRYFKWERQSNA
- a CDS encoding secondary thiamine-phosphate synthase enzyme YjbQ; the encoded protein is METLQITTREREELLPVSGELQRLVREQGWRNGALLVHCPHTTGAVTINEGADPDVVRDIVVNLRRLVPRSGDYRHAEGNSDAHIKASTFGPDQLLIVNNGEIQLGTWQKVFFCEFDGPRTRKLWVQFLPS
- the cobM gene encoding precorrin-4 C(11)-methyltransferase, whose protein sequence is MNKVYFVGAGPGDPDLITVKGRDLIRRADLVLYAGSLVPRSLVEQARPDARVVDSSALDLGSTHDLLYQCVSRGGLAVRLHTGDPSLYGATREQMELLDRDGIAYEVVPGVTAAFAAAAVMGNSFTVPEQTQTLIITRRAGRTPVPDAEQLPLLAAHHAAMAVYLSAGDPEGLQAELLQGGLDPSTPCAMSHRVGWPGEKSLRCRLDQLAATARENGFDRQTVFLILPGENAETARSKLYDAGFSHMYRKASCASGDCASSRHQTPRSRNGNTANYDPGT
- a CDS encoding NAD(P)H-dependent glycerol-3-phosphate dehydrogenase produces the protein MNKQQSSQRVSVLGAGAWGTTLADMLARNNVPTTLWVREPDLADRMRDQRVNDVFLPDIPLSDRLGIESDPATALEGADAYLLVVPSQFIRPTLENFRDLFPKRPVMVCASKGIELDSLAPMSQVVAESLEDKAPRYASLSGPSFAAEVSRDMPTSVALGCADMDLARQLRELFSTPFFRVYSTPDYRGVELGGAVKNVIALAAGMSDGLGFGHDARAALITRGLAEMSRLGEAMGAQERTFMGLSGMGDLVLTCTGDLSRNRQVGLKLGQGRKLDDIIGEMKAVAEGVKTAKSLYALSQKLGVELPITEQVHRILYEDAEPREAVTRLMGRALKDE
- the cbiD gene encoding cobalt-precorrin-5B (C(1))-methyltransferase CbiD codes for the protein MSELRQGFTTGTAAAAAAKAALLLLLHGHAPNHVEVPLPADREEPTKRLRIAVERCGIENSSARAVVRKDAGDDPDVTHGAEIHALVSWQPGSGPLHVDLAGGMGVGRVTLPGLAVDVGEPAINPGPQRQIRAAVREAVHGQSGTARVCIEVPQGRELARKTMNPRLGIVDGISILGTHGIVRPFSHAAWAASVTQALRVVAAQGGDRVVFTTGRKSERLYAECFPDLPARCMIQAADFFAHAMRAAEEQGLTRVHWSLFFGKLVKQAQGFENTHAHGADIDFSALAHWCGQAGAPHDLVRQCAEANTARQVLGLLQTRTNAQTLNRLLHDLAARAIRHAASFAPGVRVGYAVFDFDGSRLLRPDFQLQPAGD
- the cbiE gene encoding precorrin-6y C5,15-methyltransferase (decarboxylating) subunit CbiE translates to MTRSRYKPLMLRPNKIHVIGMHVGSLELGEREWNILAQAQVLVGGKRLLAACALASTPERPIQPEKQIPITAPLSDVLRRIERAAHKRVAVLADGDPMFFGFGRLLVDHFGPQRVCLHPNVTTVQLAASRLHLPCNEIETVSLHGREDVSPLYSALCRARYVAVFTDHAHGPASVAEALLRRGADGYTMTVLEDLNTPQERVRTFSPEQAWDEEFSSLNLVLLQRDHPPELKLRLGASDSLYMHENSLITKQAVRCAGLGLLGVAPEHTVWDLGAGCGSVAIEACHLARNGQIFAVERNRRRVGMIRENIRRFGAWPVEVVRGSAPACLDSLPDPDRVFLGGGLGPASGDGESLLDAVCARLKPHGRMVIHCILLESLLRAKHFLERKAWPYGITQLQASTADPLAGDLRFKAQNPVFILWADKA
- a CDS encoding SDR family oxidoreductase, giving the protein MATVLVTGATGYVGGRLVPRLLESGHTVRAAARSLDKLYARSWSSHERCVPVRADVFDPESLDAALQGCDAAYYLIHSMSSAGGDFAERDRAAANNFLAAATDADVPRIIYLGGLGDDSPDLSHHLRSRAEVGRILQSGAPQTTCLRAAVILGSGSISFEIIRYLVDRLPIMITPRWVDTPCQPIAISDVLGYLEGCLDQPETAGLTLDIGGPDQLTYRELFHIYAEEAGLRRRIILPVPVLTPRLSTHWVNLVTPVPRALVRPLIEGLRNEVICKDERILQLVPMARTTCRQALRSALNKVAMHAVETCCHDAGEACAPEWTACHDAEFAGGTVLSSNYTVRLDGSPEQVWPVVARLGGENGWYFGNRLWALRGFADKLIGGPGLRRGRRHPVKIRPGDALDFWRVLQVHAPERLLLLAEMKLPGEALLDIQLRPIPRGNGDQAVTDLEMRARFLPRGLAGQAYWWAMYPFHALIFKNMLRNMALAADVPVLSGPDPLRDSA